A stretch of the Ostrea edulis chromosome 9, xbOstEdul1.1, whole genome shotgun sequence genome encodes the following:
- the LOC130050536 gene encoding uncharacterized protein LOC130050536 — MRNIPSGDFRFTKVETIAKQEFFFLTLSPFLDEDGILRVGGRLKASALSMSEKHPILSPGKHHVASILVKHFHERVQHQGRHFTEGAVRKVGFWITGGKRLISSLIFHCVTCRRLRAKFSEQKMAYLPCDRLSPSPPFTYVGVDVFGPWNVITRRTRGGSANSKRWAVLVTCMYCRAVHIDLIEEMSTSSFINSLRRFYTIRGEVKEFRSDRGTNFVGSTDALQISVINVEDNHMKNFSRTNEQ; from the coding sequence gagtttttttttcttacattgTCTCCGTTCCTAGACGAGGACGGGATCCTTCGTGTCGGAGGAAGACTTAAGGCTTCTGCATTATCCATGAGCGAGAAGCATCCCATTTTGTCACCTGGTAAACATCATGTTGCATCGATTCTTgttaaacattttcatgaacGAGTCCAACACCAGGGTAGACATTTCACTGAAGGAGCAGTCAGGAAGGTCGGGTTCTGGATCACAGGAGGTAAGCGTCTAATATCCTCCCTGATATTCCACTGTGTGACTTGCAGGCGTCTTAGAGCAAAGTTTTCTGAACAGAAAATGGCTTATCTCCCTTGTGACCGCCTTTCTCCCTCACCACCGTTTACCTATGTGGGAGTGGATGTGTTCGGTCCTTGGAATGTCATCACACGACGTACCAGAGGAGGGAGCGCGAACTCAAAACGCTGGGCCGTGCTTGTCACCTGCATGTATTGCCGGGCTGTTCATATTGATCTGATCGAAGAAATGAGTACCTCTTCATTTATAAACTCCTTGAGAAGATTCTACACAATCCGTGGTGAAGTTAAAGAGTTTAGGTCCGATCGTGGAACAAACTTTGTAGGATCGACAGATGCTTTACAGATCAGTGTTATAAACGTAGAGGATAACCATATGAAGAACTTCTCGAGGACAAACGAACAATAG
- the LOC130050160 gene encoding uncharacterized protein LOC130050160, whose amino-acid sequence MASSVYSSTPETTNANRACRAVLGPCTDGLRDTLRHYVPPHTFPHVVKLYKLNLPRSLTAVQRNLILPKTGNYTGRYDDMDISLLYILLRNITNISPHSKGWGNDPDPRDSILSANIERIRLVRNRCVHSCDPSMSNSDFNSIWSTIRSVMVDLDAFLVNGNKYEKEVDFLRHESMDPENDLHYEEELRKQVEEDTKTREMVVNLERRIEDTSERVEKLDDKMAKLTKSPIPSNVREQYDIDVQKWREEDKLYCETHNFPSVMQKVRDKPYVTFVGVPGSGKSATAHHIALKLQEEGYEVVPTRDVRKMEDYGDPRNPQVFVIDDVVGVFGLQKFNLDVLTNYEQKITDPCMVKSRTLMTCREAVFNETLPYKPFLTKEEAVIKLHSSDHALNDKDKKQILKKYGINVDLMSPALLTLTSRMFPLLCKLFSKERKFKALGSKFFLNPVECILDELDDMQRHNKLNYATLVLCMLNGNSLSKDILKDKEFIDKKMNVSENCRLEHYSDTKFMDALSAMEGTYTKQCGAQYTFIHDSLFEICAYQYGKQFPDQMLLCMSSSYIANYVKPQTSEPGIVNKTKVKQSDSQSGKGAKGSNDNDVKKEESDDKNNEREESSDLCIRLREDQYLLLAERLYRDIQNMELYDVFRNQVLKHPQVCQAFIGVLETKSYTELKSVFLFSHGKLDKIMMTKRKCVVPDWSEWRRQGALVAQREYVDEKEGILDIKHTYNVRVISWVIRYGHYQIIDYIVQQTELHNEISELFEITGNYLLLQSKSVIDTCNKQENEIKRLVKLSKPGIFQNIRNMITNRIQKMVEKLFTSDKQESEINRLVEECRLLVLSCYSGDVQTVRVLLPVCKKTINGIGQQVSKGIYWCNYSPLTAACGEGHASIMEELVKAGADVSLQDRWENTPLVVACEGGHDSVVKELVKAGADVNIKTTIIKKNTPLIAACYRGDVSVVKELVKAGADVNLQINNILGNDTPLIAACKGGHVSVVEELVKVGADVNLQDRWRITPLIAACKGGHVGVVEELVKVEADVNLQDREGNTPLIDAVRECPLSTMKYLVEHGADFVTQVVDINVSAVYKALILNKLDIMKYFIQEQNKIIPGQFNGNIHLFNCLVDIRHARVKTDSRDDVVVTDRSVWCMYDWGDWWERICTGDCDILRHLLCVGLDVNQLIQLDSYSRFDEPLLYTLIDGQHTMYVYHRIEKMRMLLGAGVDVNVRMRYREYHSVLDREGVSVLERTRRLVCEYSDSVELWVRRRVPEYKRVMCEIKKHVRRHSV is encoded by the exons ATGGCAAGCTCTGTGTATTCATCAACACCAGAGACGACGAATGCTAACAGAGCTTGCCGTGCTGTACTCGGGCCCTGTACAGATGGACTACGAGACACACTACGTCACTACGTCCCGCCACACACATTCCCCCATGTTGTCAAACTATACAAACTCAATCTTCCTCGATCACTGACGGCAGTTCAGCGAAACCTCATTTTACCAAAAACTGGAAATTATACAGGACGATATGATGACATGGACATCTCATTATTGTATATCTTATTGCGAAACATAACCAACATATCTCCTCACTCCAAAGGCTGGGGCAATGATCCCGACCCCCGTGACTCGATTCTATCGGCCAACATCGAGAGAATTCGATTGGTCCGGAATCGTTGTGTTCACTCATGTGATCCATCCATGTCCAACTCGGACTTTAACTCCATCTGGTCCACCATTAGATCAGTTATGGTGGATCTGGATGCCTTCCTTGTGAATGGAAACAAATATGAAAAGGAGGTCGATTTCCTACGTCACGAGTCCATGGACCCTGAAAATGACCTACATTACGAAGAAGAACTGAGGAAGCAGGTGGAGGAAGATACCAAGACGAGGGAAATGGTGGTCAACCTTGAGA GGAGGATAGAAGACACATCAGAGAGAGTGGAGAAGTTGGATG ATAAAATGGCGAAACTGACAAAATCCCCCATTCCCTCAAATGTGAGAG agcaatacgaTATTGATGTTCAGAAATGGAGAGAGGAAGACAAGCTTTACTGTGAAACCCATAACTTTCCATCAGTGATGCAGAAAGTGAGAGATAAACCTTACGTAACGTTTGTTGGTGTGCCTGGGTCTGGGAAGTCTGCCACGGCTCACCACATCGCCCTCAAGCTCCAGGAGGAAGGTTACGAGGTTGTACCAACCAGAGACGTCAGGAAGATGGAAGACTATGGTGACCCCAGGAATCCGcaggtttttgttattgatgatgTGGTGGGTGTCTTTGGCCTCCAGAAATTTAATTTAGATGTGTTGACTAATTATGAACAGAAAATAACAGATCCTTGCATGGTTAAGTCTAGAACTTTGATGACATGTAGAGAGGCTGTGTTCAATGAGACACTACCTTACAAACCATTCCTTACCAAAGAAGAGGCTGTGATTAAGTTACACAGTTCTGATCATGCATTAAATGACAAAGACAAAAAACAGATTCTCAAGAAGTATGGTATAAATGTAGATCTAATGTCGCCTGCATTGCTGACATTGACATCTCGCATGTTTCCTCTTCTCTGTAAATTGTTCTCAaaggaaagaaaattcaaaGCTCTTGGTTCAAAGTTTTTCCTGAATCCAGTCGAATGTATCCTTGATGAACTTGATGATATGCAAAGACATAACAAACTGAATTATGCAAcacttgttttgtgtatgcTAAATGGAAACAGTCTCTCAAAAGACATTTTAAAGgataaagaatttattgataagaaaatgaatGTTTCGGAAAATTGTAGATTAGAACACTACAGTGATACTAAGTTTATGGATGCCTTGTCAGCAATGGAGGGGACATACACAAAACAATGTGGTGCGCAATACACATTTATACATGACTCCCTGTTTGAAATATGTGCTTATCAGTATGGCAAACAGTTTCCTGACCAAATGTTGCTGTGTATGAGTAGTAGTTATATTGCTAATTATGTCAAACCACAGACAAGTGAACCAGGTATTGTTAACAAAACGAAAGTGAAACAGAGTGATTCTCAATCAGGAAAGGGGGCTAAGGGTAGCAATGACAATGATGTAAAAAAGGAGGAGAGCGATGATAAAAACAATGAGAGAGAGGAATCGTCTGATCTGTGTATAAGGTTACGTGAGGATCAGTACCTACTGTTAGCAGAAAGATTGTACAGAGACATACAGAACATGGAGCTGTATGATGTTTTCAGAAATCAGGTTTTAAAACATCCCCAGGTGTGTCAGGCTTTTATTGGTGTGTTAGAGACAAAGTCATACACAGAATTAAAATCTGTATTTCTGTTCAGTCACGGAAAGTTAGATAAGATAATGATGACTAAACGAAAGTGTGTGGTGCCGGATTGGAGTGAGTGGAGGAGACAGGGGGCACTGGTGGCTCAGAGGGAGTACGTAGATGAAAAAGAAGGAATACTAGATATTAAACACACGTACAATGTGAGAGTGATCAGCTGGGTGATTCGCTATGGACATTATCAGATAATAGATTACATAGTACAACAGACAGAACTACACAatgaaataagtgaattatttgaGATAACAGGAAATTATCTACTACTTCAGTCTAAATCtgtgatagatacatgtaataaacaggaaaatgaaatcaaaagaCTTGTAAAACTATCTAAACCTgggatatttcaaaatattaggAATATGATTACTAATAGAATACAAAAGATGGTAGAGAAGTTATTTACAAGTGATAAACAGGAAAGTGAAATCAATAGGCTAGTAGAAGAGTGTAGGTTACTTGTATTGAGTTGTTATAGTGGTGATGTACAGACAGTCAGAGTTCTGCTTCCTGTCTGTAAGAAAACAATCAATGGGATAGGTCAGCAGGTCAGTAAAGGTATTTATTGGTGTAATTATTCACCTCTTACTGCTGCATGTGGAGAAGGACATGCAAGTATAatggaggagctggtgaaggcgggggctgatgtcagTCTACAGGATAGATGGGAGAATACACCACTGGTAGTTGCATGTGAGGGAGGACATGATAGTGTGGtgaaggagctggtgaaggcaggggctgatgtcaatataaAGACTACCattataaagaaaaatacaccactgatagctgcatgtTATAGAGGAGATGTGAGTGTGGtgaaggagctggtgaaggcgggggctgatgtcaatctacagatTAACAATATACTGGGGAATgatacaccactgatagctgcatgtaagggaggacatgtgagtgtggtggaggagctggtgaaggtgggggctgatgtcaatctacaggataGATGGAGGATTACACCACTGATAGCAGCATGTAAGGGAGGACATGTGGGTGtggtggaggagctggtgaaggtggaggctgatgtcaatctacaggataGAGAAgggaatacaccactgatagATGCAGTAAGAGAGTGTCCTTTATCAACAATGAAATATCTAGTGGAACATGGAGCTGACTTTGTTACTCAGGTTGTTGATATCAATGTGTCAGCAGTATATAAAGCATTAATACTGAACAAACtagatataatgaaatatttcatacaggaacaaaataaaatcattccAGGACAATTTAATGGAAATATACACCTATTTAACTGTCTGGTGGACATCAGACATGCTAGAGTTAAAACAGACAGTAGGGATGATGTGGTGGTGACAGACAGATCAGTGTGGTGCATGTATGATTGGGGAGATTGGTGGGAGAGAATCTGTACAGGAGACTGTGATATACTGAGACATCTGTTGTGTGTTGGTCTGGATGTCAATCAGTTGATACAGTTGGATAGCTACAGTAGGTTTGATGAACCTCTGTTGTATACACTGATTGATGGTCAGCATACTATGTATGTTTATCATAGAATAGAGAAGATGAGGATGCTGCTAGGGGCGGGGGTGGACGTCAATGTCAGGATGAGGTATAGAGAGTATCACTCTGTGTTAGACAGGGAGGGTGTGTCTGTTCTAGAGAGGACGAGGCGACTGGTGTGTGAGTACAGTGATAGTGTAGAATTATGGGTCAGAAGAAGAGTGCCTGAGTACAAGAGAGTGATGTGtgagataaagaaacatgtcagaagacactctgtatag